The following proteins are encoded in a genomic region of Fodinicurvata sediminis DSM 21159:
- a CDS encoding aspartate aminotransferase family protein, with amino-acid sequence MTAILHRQPSQPLPLAVAGDGPYLIDSNNKRYLDASGGAAVSCLGHSHKAVVEAIKAQLDQLPYAHTGFFANQPSEDLAAHLTARAPGDLNKVYFVSGGSEANETAMKLARQYFYEKGEPQRRHFIARRQSYHGNTLGALSIGGNPGRRAVYEPILLPANHVSPCYPYREQPAEESEEAYAQRLADELDAKIRELGPETVIAFVAETVVGATLGAVEPVPGYFRKIREVCDRHGILLILDEIMSGMGRTGCLFACEEDGVAPDLLTCAKGLGAGYQPIGACLLSDRIHDTIVGGSGAFQHGFTYIGHATACAGALEVQRTIEREGLLENVQTQGAKLRQGLEARFGNHPHIGDIRGRGLFLGIELVQDRATKQPFAPAHKLFARIKAKAMEHGLMCYPNGGTRNGQDGDHILLAPPFIIGAQQVQEIQDRLEAAIQDALKEIGAGA; translated from the coding sequence ATGACAGCCATACTGCACCGCCAGCCAAGCCAGCCCCTGCCCCTCGCCGTGGCCGGGGACGGCCCCTACCTGATCGACAGCAACAACAAGCGCTACCTGGACGCTTCGGGCGGCGCGGCCGTGTCCTGCCTGGGCCACAGCCACAAGGCCGTGGTCGAGGCCATCAAGGCCCAGCTGGACCAACTGCCCTACGCACACACCGGGTTCTTCGCCAATCAGCCCTCCGAAGACCTGGCCGCGCATCTGACAGCCCGCGCGCCCGGCGACCTCAACAAGGTCTATTTCGTCTCCGGCGGCTCGGAAGCCAATGAGACGGCCATGAAGCTGGCACGGCAGTATTTTTACGAGAAGGGCGAGCCGCAACGCCGGCATTTCATCGCCCGGCGGCAGAGTTATCACGGCAACACCCTGGGTGCGCTTTCCATCGGCGGCAATCCCGGGCGCCGCGCGGTCTATGAACCCATCCTCCTGCCGGCCAACCATGTTTCGCCCTGCTATCCCTATCGCGAACAGCCGGCCGAGGAGAGCGAGGAGGCCTATGCCCAGCGCCTGGCCGACGAGCTGGACGCGAAGATCCGCGAACTGGGCCCCGAGACCGTGATCGCCTTCGTGGCCGAAACGGTGGTCGGCGCGACCCTGGGCGCCGTCGAACCTGTACCCGGCTATTTCAGGAAGATTCGCGAGGTCTGTGATCGTCACGGCATCCTGTTGATCCTGGACGAGATCATGAGCGGCATGGGCCGCACCGGCTGCCTCTTCGCCTGCGAGGAAGACGGGGTGGCGCCCGACCTGCTGACCTGTGCCAAGGGCCTGGGCGCGGGCTACCAACCCATCGGCGCCTGCCTTCTGTCGGACAGGATCCACGACACCATTGTCGGCGGCAGCGGCGCCTTTCAGCACGGCTTCACCTACATCGGCCATGCCACCGCCTGTGCCGGCGCCCTGGAAGTCCAGCGCACCATCGAACGCGAGGGCCTGCTGGAGAACGTGCAGACACAGGGCGCGAAGCTGCGCCAGGGGCTCGAGGCGCGTTTCGGCAACCATCCCCATATCGGCGATATACGGGGACGTGGGCTCTTCCTCGGCATAGAGTTGGTCCAGGATCGCGCGACGAAGCAGCCTTTCGCTCCGGCCCACAAGCTCTTTGCCCGCATCAAGGCCAAGGCCATGGAGCACGGGCTGATGTGCTATCCCAACGGCGGCACCAGGAACGGCCAGGACGGCGACCACATCCTGCTGGCGCCACCCTTCATCATCGGCGCGCAGCAGGTCCAGGAAATCCAGGACCGCCTGGAGGCCGCCATCCAGGACGCGCTGAAAGAGATCGGAGCGGGCGCATGA
- a CDS encoding response regulator: MKTEQAGMRGTILCIEDEPYLRQDILDELHTAGYRAIGAEDGVEALATLENRRPDLILCDISMPQLDGYELLAHLRSKRPDLADVPFVFLTALNQRDEIISGKRAGADDYLVKPIDYDLLLASIEARLQQVQRINSKLGQELDSLRAALAKANAGDHSGLHRILDLLAFGVVLIGAEGRLFTNQAARALHEANDGLRITPELQTGSAHLNRQLRKQLESCRSAARQGRELVASLSVPRPSGRRDLLLIACALPAVAGEGCDDPLAVIFLSDPERRPELPGSVLSELFELTPTESEVARALAHGRRTDQIAGDLGVSQTTVAFHLRNLFDKTGTNRQADLIALVLTALATLPQGALDGGTPAA, from the coding sequence ATGAAAACGGAACAGGCCGGGATGCGAGGCACCATCCTCTGCATCGAGGATGAGCCCTACCTGCGTCAGGATATCCTCGACGAGCTGCACACAGCCGGCTATCGCGCCATCGGCGCCGAAGACGGAGTCGAGGCCCTGGCCACCCTGGAGAATCGGCGGCCCGACCTGATCCTCTGCGATATCTCCATGCCCCAGCTCGACGGCTATGAACTGCTGGCCCACCTGCGCAGCAAACGCCCTGACCTGGCCGATGTCCCGTTCGTCTTCCTGACCGCCCTGAATCAGCGCGACGAGATTATCAGCGGCAAGCGTGCAGGGGCCGACGACTACCTGGTGAAGCCCATCGACTATGACCTGCTGCTGGCCAGCATCGAGGCCCGCCTGCAGCAGGTCCAGCGAATCAACAGCAAGCTTGGGCAGGAACTGGACTCACTTCGCGCTGCCCTGGCCAAGGCCAACGCCGGAGACCACAGTGGGTTGCACCGGATTCTCGACCTGCTGGCCTTCGGCGTGGTTCTGATCGGCGCCGAGGGGCGGCTTTTCACCAACCAGGCGGCACGCGCCCTGCACGAGGCGAATGACGGCTTGCGAATCACGCCGGAGCTGCAGACCGGATCGGCGCACCTGAATCGCCAGCTGCGCAAACAGCTCGAATCCTGTCGCTCGGCCGCGCGCCAGGGCCGGGAACTGGTCGCCAGCCTGTCGGTGCCGCGTCCCTCTGGCCGGCGCGACCTGCTGCTCATTGCCTGTGCGCTGCCCGCTGTCGCCGGGGAAGGATGCGACGATCCGTTGGCCGTGATCTTCCTCTCCGATCCCGAACGACGGCCGGAACTGCCCGGCAGCGTCCTGTCCGAACTCTTCGAGCTGACCCCCACGGAAAGCGAGGTCGCCCGCGCCCTGGCACATGGCCGGCGCACCGACCAGATCGCCGGTGATCTGGGCGTCTCCCAGACCACGGTGGCCTTCCATTTGCGCAATCTTTTCGACAAGACAGGCACGAATCGACAGGCCGACCTGATCGCGCTGGTGCTGACGGCCCTGGCCACGCTACCCCAAGGTGCACTTGATGGTGGAACGCCGGCGGCCTAA
- a CDS encoding molybdopterin-dependent oxidoreductase yields the protein MSSVRIRKLRAVKETERGRFHALAFFPTVVLTMMLAMGAVSAGASELPSPTGEVLLTVTGNIGQTNDGDRALFDREMLETLPSQTLETRTVVTDGVKTFDGVLMRDLLAWVEAEGETVTASALNDYVIEIPMEDFHDFDVVAATHMDGERLSPRDKGPLWIVYPRDDHEELQDIRYDYRWVWQLIQLEIE from the coding sequence ATGTCGTCTGTTCGCATAAGGAAACTGCGCGCGGTGAAGGAAACCGAAAGGGGCCGGTTCCATGCCCTGGCATTTTTTCCGACCGTGGTTTTGACGATGATGCTGGCGATGGGGGCTGTGTCTGCTGGTGCTTCTGAACTGCCCAGTCCCACGGGAGAGGTCCTGCTGACCGTGACCGGCAACATCGGGCAGACGAATGACGGTGACAGGGCGCTTTTCGACAGGGAGATGCTGGAGACCCTGCCGTCGCAGACGCTGGAGACCCGCACCGTGGTGACCGACGGTGTGAAAACCTTCGACGGAGTCCTGATGCGCGACCTGCTGGCATGGGTAGAGGCCGAGGGCGAGACCGTCACGGCCAGCGCGCTGAACGACTATGTCATCGAGATTCCCATGGAGGATTTCCACGACTTCGACGTTGTGGCGGCAACGCACATGGACGGCGAACGTCTCTCGCCACGCGACAAGGGCCCCTTGTGGATCGTCTATCCACGCGACGATCACGAGGAACTGCAGGATATCCGCTATGACTACCGTTGGGTCTGGCAGCTGATTCAGCTCGAGATCGAATGA
- a CDS encoding sensor histidine kinase gives MKRRHDVIAYAVSGIAILAFAVVLVFALWRLLETESEMRRNEGDNMLWAISQAQTATLLLDATLARRAGGLEEGSEVERRYNVLLSRLNLLSQGPQARYMADLGFAAPLAEDARALRSLEDVILEKAGLLEAPATEVHFVLDELERDLGRAANESMVAHWDRTGARLDRQREAILQVIVSILAILALGVFLSVTMLRALAQREHMRRTLVREQEVAEIYRSFVALVSHQFRTPLAVIDSSMQRLQRQGDGLSREDIQERARRTRTEVQGLARLVDTTLDAIRLEGGGISVEAHDCEIAQLLERVRERQLAVTPERSITLSIADEVPPYIRTDPLLVEQILGNLLSNALKYSPESESVSLNVRAEGHRILFSVVDSGIGIPQDEQNRLFSRFFRATSAAGTRGAGIGLSISHQLAGVLGGELSFESHSGLGSSFTLALPNS, from the coding sequence ATGAAGCGGCGCCATGACGTCATAGCCTATGCTGTCTCGGGCATCGCCATCCTGGCCTTTGCCGTTGTCCTGGTCTTCGCGCTCTGGCGGCTGCTGGAAACCGAAAGCGAGATGCGCCGCAACGAGGGCGACAACATGCTCTGGGCCATCTCGCAGGCGCAGACGGCCACCCTGCTGCTGGATGCCACGCTGGCACGGCGGGCCGGCGGCCTGGAAGAGGGCAGCGAGGTCGAACGCCGTTACAACGTGTTGCTCAGCCGATTGAACCTGCTCTCCCAGGGGCCGCAGGCCCGCTACATGGCGGACCTCGGTTTCGCGGCGCCATTGGCCGAGGATGCGCGTGCGCTGCGCAGTCTGGAGGATGTCATCCTGGAGAAGGCGGGCCTGCTCGAGGCGCCGGCGACGGAGGTCCATTTCGTTCTGGACGAACTGGAGCGGGATCTGGGACGTGCCGCAAACGAGTCCATGGTCGCTCACTGGGACCGGACCGGTGCGCGCCTGGACCGGCAACGCGAAGCCATCCTGCAGGTGATCGTCTCCATCCTGGCCATCCTGGCGCTTGGCGTTTTCCTGTCCGTCACCATGCTGCGCGCGCTGGCCCAGAGGGAGCACATGCGGCGGACCCTGGTCCGGGAACAGGAGGTGGCCGAGATCTACCGCAGTTTCGTGGCTCTGGTGTCCCATCAGTTCCGCACGCCCCTGGCGGTGATCGACTCCTCGATGCAGCGCCTGCAGCGCCAGGGAGACGGCCTGTCGCGCGAGGATATCCAGGAGCGGGCCCGGCGGACCCGAACGGAAGTCCAGGGTCTGGCGCGCCTGGTGGACACGACGCTGGATGCCATACGCCTCGAGGGCGGGGGCATCTCCGTGGAGGCACACGACTGTGAAATTGCCCAGTTGCTGGAGCGCGTGCGGGAGCGGCAACTGGCTGTCACGCCCGAGCGCAGCATCACGCTGTCCATTGCCGACGAGGTGCCGCCCTACATCCGTACCGACCCGCTACTTGTGGAGCAGATCCTGGGCAACCTGCTGTCCAACGCGCTCAAGTATTCCCCGGAGAGCGAGAGCGTGTCCTTGAATGTGCGTGCAGAGGGACACCGCATTCTCTTCTCGGTGGTCGATAGCGGGATCGGCATCCCGCAGGACGAGCAGAACAGGCTGTTCAGCCGCTTCTTCCGCGCCACCTCGGCGGCGGGCACACGGGGGGCCGGCATCGGCCTGAGCATTTCACACCAGCTGGCCGGCGTGCTGGGCGGGGAATTGAGCTTCGAGAGCCACAGCGGTCTTGGCTCGAGCTTTACCCTGGCCCTTCCAAATTCCTGA
- the rpmI gene encoding 50S ribosomal protein L35 has protein sequence MPKLKTKSSAKKRFKLTATGKVRVGSAFMSHNMRKRPQKMKRNARGTKLLSSTDARIVKRYYMPND, from the coding sequence ATGCCGAAACTGAAGACAAAGAGCAGCGCGAAGAAGCGCTTCAAGCTGACAGCCACCGGCAAGGTGCGCGTCGGCTCCGCTTTCATGAGCCACAACATGCGCAAACGGCCGCAGAAGATGAAGCGTAATGCGCGCGGGACGAAGCTGCTGAGCAGCACGGACGCCCGCATCGTCAAGCGCTATTACATGCCAAACGACTGA
- the rplT gene encoding 50S ribosomal protein L20, translating into MSRIKRGTTAHARHKKILKQAKGYRGRRNNVYRAAVQQVEKSLQYAYRDRRVRKRNFRSLWIQRINAGAREHGLTYSQFMNGMRKAGIELDRKVLADIAVREPEAFKSLAEQAQSALNQAQA; encoded by the coding sequence ATGTCACGTATCAAACGCGGTACCACCGCACACGCCCGTCACAAGAAGATCCTGAAGCAGGCCAAAGGCTACCGCGGCCGCAGGAACAACGTCTATCGCGCCGCCGTTCAGCAGGTCGAGAAGTCCCTGCAGTACGCTTATCGCGATCGCCGTGTCCGCAAGCGCAATTTCCGCTCGCTTTGGATCCAGCGCATCAACGCCGGCGCCCGCGAGCACGGCCTGACCTATTCGCAGTTCATGAATGGCATGCGGAAGGCCGGGATCGAGCTGGACCGCAAGGTGCTGGCCGATATTGCCGTGCGCGAGCCGGAGGCTTTCAAGTCCCTGGCCGAGCAGGCACAGAGCGCACTGAACCAGGCCCAGGCCTGA
- the pheS gene encoding phenylalanine--tRNA ligase subunit alpha encodes MQDLEQLKQQLLDEAAEAADLDSLEALRVRALGKKGEITQRMKTLGQLSPDERREAGQALNQVKDALADAIETRRDALEATALEARLQAERIDVSLPVRPERSGHIHPISRTIDELIAIFGEMGFSVAEGPHIEDAFHNFSALNIPEWHPARQDMDTFYLKAEPEDAERPVLRTHTSPVQIRHMLSGQPPVRIIAPGRTFRADHDATHSPMFHQVEGLVVDETTHMGHLKGTLIEFCRAFFGVEDLPVRFRPSYFPFTEPSAEVDIGCSHEGGQLVIGPGKDWLEILGCGMVHPKVLENCGIDSTRYQGFAFGMGIERIAMLKYGIPDLRTFYESDLRWLRHHGFLPLDVPSMVRGL; translated from the coding sequence ATGCAAGACCTGGAACAGCTCAAGCAACAACTGCTGGACGAGGCCGCCGAGGCGGCCGACCTGGACAGCCTGGAAGCTCTGCGTGTGCGCGCGCTTGGCAAGAAGGGTGAGATCACCCAGCGCATGAAGACGCTGGGCCAGCTTTCGCCCGACGAACGCCGCGAGGCGGGCCAGGCGCTGAACCAGGTGAAGGATGCCCTGGCCGACGCCATCGAGACACGCCGCGATGCGTTGGAGGCGACGGCCCTGGAGGCGCGCCTGCAGGCCGAGCGCATCGATGTCTCGCTGCCCGTGCGTCCCGAACGCAGCGGGCACATCCACCCCATCAGCCGCACCATCGACGAACTGATCGCCATCTTCGGCGAGATGGGGTTCTCGGTGGCCGAGGGGCCGCATATCGAAGATGCCTTCCACAACTTCTCGGCGCTGAACATTCCCGAGTGGCACCCGGCGCGTCAGGACATGGATACCTTCTACCTGAAGGCCGAGCCCGAGGACGCGGAACGTCCGGTGCTGCGCACCCACACCTCGCCGGTTCAGATCCGCCACATGCTCTCGGGCCAGCCGCCGGTGCGCATCATCGCACCGGGGCGCACCTTCCGCGCCGATCACGATGCCACCCACAGTCCCATGTTCCACCAGGTCGAGGGGCTTGTGGTGGACGAGACCACGCACATGGGGCACTTGAAGGGCACGCTGATCGAGTTCTGCCGCGCCTTCTTCGGCGTGGAGGACCTGCCGGTGCGCTTCCGGCCCAGCTATTTCCCCTTTACGGAACCTTCCGCCGAGGTGGACATCGGCTGCTCGCACGAGGGCGGCCAGCTGGTCATCGGCCCGGGCAAGGACTGGCTGGAGATCCTGGGCTGCGGCATGGTGCACCCCAAGGTCCTGGAGAACTGCGGCATCGATTCCACGCGCTATCAGGGCTTTGCCTTCGGCATGGGGATCGAGCGTATCGCCATGCTGAAGTACGGCATCCCCGATCTGCGCACCTTCTATGAGTCCGACCTGCGCTGGCTCAGGCATCACGGCTTCCTGCCGCTGGATGTGCCGTCCATGGTGCGCGGGTTGTAA
- the pheT gene encoding phenylalanine--tRNA ligase subunit beta: MKFTFNWLKDHLETTARLEEIVERLSMLGLEVEDVTDRGKQLAPFTVAHVIEAAPHPDADRLKVCRVATGEGEAQVVCGAPNAHTGMYGVFAAPGSYIPGTDLDLKPGVIRGVESRGMLVSERELGISDEHEGIIELNPEDFGGELNVGQAFAPLAGLDDAVIEIAITPNRGDCLGVRGIARDLAAAGLGTLKPLKAEPVQGSFESPRTWKRDLPADDQGACPYVAGRSFRGVKNGPAPKWLQDRLRAIGLRPISALVDITNYVTFDLGRPLHVFDAGKLSGDPTMRLARKGESLEALDENSYALDEDTLVIADDNGPQAIGGVMGGEETGCQEDTTEVFLEVALFDPIRIAFTGRRLGIHSDARYRFERGVDPESAHWGVEVATRMILDLCGGEASEAVSAGTLPEARPVADLRASRVASLGGVEIPAAEQQSLLEKLGFEVEMKGETLSCTVPSWRPDIEGEACLVEEVLRLHGYEALPLTPPKRDESLPRDVLTVKQKRFSAVRQALAWRGLEEAVTFSFIAERQARLFGWQDEALRVDNPISSDLDVMRPSILPTLLDAASRNAARGYPDGAFFEIGPQYAGTAPEEQIDLAATLRSGRAVTRHWLAESRAVDAFDAKADALKALEAAGAPVDSLQVTADAPAWYHPGRSGQLCLGPKVLASFGELHPRVLKAFDLKDRAVACEVYVESIPEPKAKASKARPALELSAYQPVERDFAFLMDADVPAEKAIRAARGADKKLVTGVEVFDVYSGKGVPEGQKSLALCVILQPRDKTLTDEDLDAVSAKIIAQVEKATGGSLRG; this comes from the coding sequence ATGAAATTTACCTTCAACTGGCTGAAGGATCACCTGGAGACTACGGCGCGCCTGGAAGAGATCGTCGAGCGCCTGTCCATGCTGGGCCTGGAGGTCGAGGACGTAACGGACAGGGGCAAGCAGCTGGCGCCCTTCACCGTGGCGCATGTCATCGAGGCGGCCCCGCATCCCGATGCCGATCGGCTGAAGGTCTGTCGTGTGGCCACGGGCGAAGGCGAGGCCCAGGTGGTTTGTGGCGCGCCCAACGCACACACGGGCATGTACGGCGTCTTCGCCGCGCCGGGCAGTTACATTCCCGGCACCGATCTGGATCTGAAGCCCGGCGTGATCCGTGGGGTCGAGTCCCGGGGCATGCTGGTGTCCGAGCGCGAACTGGGCATTTCCGACGAGCACGAGGGCATCATCGAACTGAATCCCGAGGATTTCGGTGGTGAACTGAATGTGGGGCAGGCCTTTGCCCCTTTGGCCGGGCTGGACGATGCGGTGATCGAGATCGCCATCACGCCCAACCGTGGCGACTGCCTGGGCGTGCGTGGCATTGCCCGCGACCTGGCAGCTGCTGGCCTGGGCACCCTGAAGCCGCTGAAGGCCGAGCCGGTGCAGGGCAGTTTCGAGAGCCCGCGCACCTGGAAGCGCGACCTGCCGGCCGATGACCAGGGGGCCTGTCCCTACGTGGCTGGCCGCAGCTTCCGAGGCGTGAAGAACGGTCCCGCGCCCAAGTGGCTGCAGGACCGCCTGCGCGCCATCGGCCTGCGTCCCATTTCGGCCCTGGTGGACATCACCAATTATGTCACCTTCGACCTGGGGCGGCCGCTGCACGTTTTCGACGCCGGCAAGCTGTCGGGCGATCCCACCATGCGCCTTGCGCGCAAGGGCGAGAGCCTGGAAGCGCTGGACGAGAACAGCTACGCGCTGGACGAAGACACATTGGTGATCGCCGACGACAACGGCCCCCAGGCCATCGGCGGCGTCATGGGCGGCGAGGAGACGGGCTGCCAGGAGGACACCACCGAGGTTTTCCTGGAAGTCGCCCTGTTCGATCCGATCCGCATCGCCTTCACGGGCCGGCGCCTCGGCATCCATTCCGATGCCCGCTATCGCTTTGAACGCGGTGTCGATCCGGAGAGCGCGCACTGGGGCGTCGAGGTTGCCACGCGCATGATTTTGGATCTCTGCGGCGGCGAGGCCAGTGAAGCGGTTTCCGCCGGAACCCTACCTGAGGCACGTCCGGTGGCGGACCTGCGGGCCAGCCGGGTCGCAAGCCTGGGCGGTGTCGAGATTCCCGCCGCAGAGCAGCAGAGCCTGCTGGAGAAGCTGGGATTCGAGGTCGAGATGAAGGGCGAGACCCTGTCCTGCACCGTACCGAGCTGGCGCCCGGACATCGAGGGCGAGGCCTGTCTGGTGGAGGAGGTGCTGCGCCTGCACGGCTACGAGGCCCTGCCGCTGACTCCGCCGAAACGGGACGAGAGCCTGCCGCGTGATGTGCTGACCGTGAAGCAGAAACGCTTTTCGGCCGTGCGCCAGGCATTGGCCTGGCGCGGCCTGGAGGAGGCCGTCACCTTCTCGTTCATTGCCGAGCGGCAAGCACGACTCTTCGGCTGGCAGGACGAGGCCTTGCGGGTGGACAACCCCATCTCCAGCGACCTGGACGTCATGCGTCCCTCGATCCTGCCGACCCTGCTGGATGCGGCTTCACGCAACGCGGCGCGCGGCTATCCCGATGGCGCTTTCTTCGAGATCGGTCCGCAGTATGCCGGCACGGCCCCGGAGGAGCAGATCGACCTGGCGGCCACCCTGCGCAGCGGACGGGCTGTTACGCGGCACTGGCTGGCCGAAAGCCGCGCGGTGGATGCCTTCGATGCCAAGGCCGATGCGCTCAAGGCACTCGAGGCGGCCGGTGCACCGGTGGACAGCCTGCAGGTCACGGCGGATGCGCCGGCCTGGTACCATCCGGGGCGTTCAGGACAGCTGTGCCTGGGTCCCAAGGTGCTGGCCAGCTTCGGCGAACTGCACCCACGGGTGCTCAAGGCCTTCGACCTGAAGGATAGAGCGGTGGCCTGTGAGGTCTATGTGGAAAGCATTCCCGAACCCAAGGCCAAGGCAAGCAAGGCACGGCCTGCTCTGGAACTTTCAGCTTATCAGCCCGTGGAGCGGGACTTCGCCTTCCTGATGGATGCGGACGTGCCTGCGGAGAAGGCGATCCGGGCGGCCAGGGGCGCAGACAAGAAGCTGGTCACCGGCGTCGAGGTCTTCGATGTCTACAGCGGCAAGGGCGTGCCCGAGGGCCAGAAATCGCTGGCACTCTGCGTCATCCTGCAGCCGCGGGACAAGACCCTGACCGACGAGGACCTGGACGCGGTCAGCGCGAAGATCATCGCCCAGGTGGAAAAGGCAACGGGCGGCAGCCTGCGCGGATGA
- a CDS encoding GAF domain-containing sensor histidine kinase, producing MQAPERPLEERERQETLERYGILDSGPIAELDILTRLVARHFSVNYCMLSLVDQDRQFFKSRHGLEAEEIPRDLGLCGHAILQDEALVIPDTKQDARFFDNPLVVGEPHVNFYAGAPLKVSEGFRLGTLCIADRKPRQDFDEQDRESLLDFSFLAMDILERERLQRQHRMQNQALVGLVSSRALADGDVDSVADEVCALLTDILMVKRASVWMFGDAQMEAVCVRDLREAHGSSGISLSFKELEGYLSAVTQRRGIIAPDVQQDPALLAQLTDYIQRYDIGALIDSPIRVAGEVVGVVSAEHVGAQRNWADEETAFVASLADTISLALEARERARAYAQSLQDRDQAEAANRAKENFLASMSHELRTPLNGIIGFSEVMEQELFGALGNDKYRSYIRDIRQSGQHLQRIIGDILEIVKLQRNEVALEETELDPHDLLDECLALLQQDTPRQDLEVVRGYGLSGVRLRGDAKRLRQVFLNILSNAFKYSYHNSRLSVRSWQQGACLHIAIEDQGVGIPAEDLARIREPFERVRSAMASDGGGLGLGLSTAIEYMRAHDGEVEIESEPRRGTRVTLCFPETRTLRDVQSA from the coding sequence ATGCAGGCACCGGAGAGACCCCTCGAGGAAAGGGAACGCCAGGAAACCCTTGAGCGTTACGGCATCCTTGATAGCGGTCCGATTGCCGAACTGGACATCCTGACGCGCCTGGTTGCCCGTCATTTCTCCGTGAATTACTGCATGCTGAGCTTGGTCGACCAGGACCGCCAGTTCTTCAAGTCGCGGCATGGCCTGGAAGCCGAGGAAATTCCACGCGATCTGGGGCTGTGCGGGCACGCCATCCTGCAGGACGAGGCCCTGGTCATCCCCGACACGAAGCAGGATGCGCGTTTTTTCGACAATCCTCTTGTCGTTGGGGAACCTCACGTGAATTTCTATGCCGGCGCGCCCTTGAAGGTGTCCGAAGGCTTTCGCCTTGGCACGCTCTGCATCGCCGATAGGAAACCACGGCAGGATTTCGACGAGCAGGATAGGGAAAGTCTTCTGGATTTCTCTTTTTTGGCCATGGATATCCTGGAGCGCGAACGCCTCCAGCGTCAGCATCGCATGCAGAACCAGGCCCTGGTCGGCCTGGTGTCCTCGCGCGCCCTGGCCGACGGGGATGTTGACTCCGTGGCCGATGAGGTCTGTGCCCTGCTGACCGATATCCTGATGGTCAAGCGGGCCTCGGTCTGGATGTTCGGCGATGCACAGATGGAGGCTGTCTGCGTGCGCGATCTGCGGGAAGCGCATGGTTCCAGTGGTATTTCACTCAGTTTCAAGGAACTGGAGGGGTATCTGTCGGCGGTAACCCAGCGCCGTGGCATCATCGCGCCGGACGTCCAGCAGGACCCGGCCCTTCTGGCGCAGTTAACCGACTATATCCAAAGGTACGACATCGGAGCCCTCATCGATTCGCCCATTCGGGTGGCGGGCGAGGTTGTGGGCGTGGTTTCCGCCGAGCATGTCGGGGCACAGCGCAACTGGGCGGATGAGGAAACGGCCTTCGTGGCCTCGCTGGCCGATACGATTTCCCTGGCTCTGGAAGCGCGCGAACGCGCGCGCGCTTATGCCCAGAGCCTGCAGGACCGGGACCAAGCCGAAGCGGCAAATCGGGCCAAGGAGAACTTCCTGGCTTCCATGAGCCACGAGCTGCGCACGCCGCTGAATGGCATCATCGGGTTCAGCGAGGTGATGGAGCAGGAGTTGTTCGGGGCGCTGGGCAACGATAAGTATCGAAGCTATATCCGCGACATTCGGCAGAGCGGCCAGCACCTGCAGCGCATCATCGGTGATATCCTGGAGATCGTGAAGCTGCAGCGCAACGAGGTGGCCCTGGAGGAAACCGAACTGGATCCACATGACCTGCTCGATGAATGCCTGGCCCTGTTGCAGCAGGATACACCCCGCCAGGATCTGGAGGTGGTGCGCGGCTACGGCCTGTCGGGTGTGCGCCTGCGCGGGGATGCCAAGCGCCTGCGTCAGGTGTTCCTGAACATTCTGTCCAATGCCTTCAAGTACAGCTATCACAACAGCCGGCTGTCTGTACGCAGCTGGCAGCAGGGGGCTTGCCTGCATATTGCCATCGAGGATCAGGGTGTGGGGATTCCGGCCGAGGACTTGGCCCGCATCCGCGAACCCTTCGAGCGGGTTCGTTCGGCCATGGCCTCCGACGGGGGCGGGCTTGGCCTGGGGCTGTCCACGGCGATCGAATACATGCGTGCGCACGATGGCGAGGTGGAAATCGAAAGCGAACCGCGCCGTGGCACACGGGTGACCCTGTGCTTTCCAGAAACACGGACCCTGAGGGATGTGCAGTCCGCCTGA
- a CDS encoding EF-hand domain-containing protein: MKNTATILAGGLAALIAASAFASDGADDYERRAAHQERMQAWMEGIDVNNDGYIDADEAETARNAMFERQDMDGDGRIARDEMAEFVESYHRDRPPRANSEEMRNRMFEQMDRNDDGVINEQEYTAAGEVRFNRMAGDDERIRISELMERIRERRD; encoded by the coding sequence ATGAAGAACACAGCCACGATACTTGCCGGCGGCCTTGCCGCCTTGATAGCGGCGTCGGCCTTCGCCTCGGATGGTGCCGATGATTACGAACGCCGGGCCGCGCACCAGGAGCGCATGCAGGCCTGGATGGAAGGCATAGATGTGAACAACGATGGCTATATAGATGCCGATGAGGCCGAGACGGCGCGCAACGCCATGTTCGAACGCCAGGACATGGATGGAGACGGCCGGATTGCCCGAGACGAGATGGCCGAATTCGTCGAGAGCTATCACAGGGACCGTCCGCCCCGCGCGAACAGCGAAGAGATGCGCAATCGGATGTTCGAGCAAATGGACCGGAACGATGACGGCGTCATCAACGAGCAGGAATATACGGCGGCGGGCGAGGTTCGCTTCAACCGGATGGCCGGCGATGACGAGCGTATCCGTATTTCCGAGCTCATGGAGCGCATACGCGAGCGCCGCGACTGA